A stretch of DNA from Mycolicibacterium celeriflavum:
TCCCGACAACACCGCCTAGCCGATGTTCGCCAACCTCGGCTGGGGCGAGATGCTGATCCTGGTGATCGCCGGTCTGGTGATCCTGGGGCCGGAGCGGCTGCCCGGTGCGATCCGTTGGACGTCAGGTGCGCTGCGGCAGGCCCGCGACTACATCAGCGGTGCCACCAGCCAGCTGCGCGACGACCTCGGACCGGAGTTCGAGGACCTGCGTGAGCCGCTGAGCGAGCTCAACAAGCTCCGAGGCATGAGCCCGCGCGCGGCGCTCACCAAGCATCTGCTCGACGGCGACGACTCCCTGTTCACCGGGAAGTTCGACCGTCCTGTGGATGACACGGACGACAAACCGGTCAGCCCACACGCGCCGACTCCACAGGTACCACCGGCCGCACCCGGCCAGCCGGAGACGTCCGCGCCGACACCGTTCGACAGCGACGCCACATAGCGCCGCCGCGGGCTCAGATTTCAGATGAAGTACTGCTCGTCCCCGGTGGGGTAGCCGCCGCCGTTGGTGGCGATGTGGATGTGGTCGAAGTGGTTGGCGGTCTCGTTGCCGTAGTCCGCCGTCCAACTCGGGGCGCCGACGCCCGGATAGAAGCCCTGGCGCCAGATCACATGGATGACGCCCCAGCGTTTCGCATTTGCCAACGCGTATCCGGCGATCTGGTTGCCGAGCGCGATGCCCTCTTCGCTGCCGTGGTTCGGGATCATCACGTCGATCGCCAAGCCGTTGGGATGCCACTGCAGCGGGTCCTGGCGATATCCGCCGATCGTGGTGACCTCGGGGAACAACACGCTGATGGCGCGGGCCACCCGGATCGTGTTGACCTGCAAACCGTCCTCGGGTGCGACGCCGGCGGGCAACGCGAACCGGGTCGCCGTGCTGGCGACCGGAGCGCTGGCTGCCATCAACTCGGCTTCGGTGAGACGGGGGACCGGCGGCGGCGGCGCGCCTGCAGGCGCGTCTTGCTGACTCTCCGCCGGCGCTGCGGCGGCATTCTGTTTCGGCGGTTCTGCGGTCTGGGCGTAGAACAACGCGGCCGAAAGCGCGATCGAGGTCGCCAGGGCCAGCAACTTGCCACGCCCGTTGGCTAACATCGCCCTACCCACGAACAGCACTTTAACGCCCGGCCCGACATGGTGTGACCTACTTCGATGCCGGATACCGGAACCGTTATCGGCCGGCAGGGTCCAGCCCCAGCGACATGCCCGCCAGACCGCGTCTGCGACTGGACAGGGCATCGGCGACGCTGCGCAACTCCTTGCCGGCAGTCGAGTCCGGCGCCGACAGCACCAGCGGGACACCGGAGTCGCCGGCGGCCACCAGGGCCGGGTCCAGCGGCACCTGGCCCAGCAACGGCACGTCGGCGCCGACCGCGCGCGACAGCCGCTCGGCGACCTGCCTGCCGCCGCCCTCGCCGAAGATCTGCATGGTCGTACCGTCGGGCAGCAGCAGCCCGGACATGTTCTCCACCACGCCGACGATGCGCTGACGGGTCTGCAGCGCGATCGCTCCGGCCCGCTCGGCCACTTCGGCGGCGGCCAGTTGTGGAGTCGTCACCACCAGGATCTCCGCGCCCGGGATCAACTGGGCCACCGAGATCGCGACGTCGCCCGTGCCCGGCGGCAGGTCGAGCAGCAGCACGTCCAGATCGCCCCAGTACACGTCGGCGAGGAACTGCTGCAGCGCGCGGTGCAGCATCGGCCCGCGCCACACCACCGGGGTGTTGCCCTGGGTGAACATCGCAATCGAGATGACACGCACGTCGTGGGCGACCGGCGGCACGATCATCGACTCGACCTGAACGGGCCGGTCCGTGGTGCCCATCATGCGCGGGACGGAATGCCCGTAGATATCGGCGTCCAGGACGCCGACCGACACCCCGCGGGCGGCCATCGCCGCCGCAAGGTTCACGGTCACGCTGGACTTGCCGACGCCGCCCTTGCCGGACGCCACCGCGTAGACCCGTGTCAACGAGCCGGGTTGCGCGAACGGGATGACCGGCTCGCGCGCATCGCCGCGCAGTTGCTTGCGCAGTTCGGTGCGTTGTTCGTCGTTCATCACGTCGAGGCTGACCCGGACGGCGCCGGTGCCGGGGACGTCGGCGACCGCGCGGGTGACCTGATCGGAGATCTCGGTCTTCTTCGGGCACGCGGCAGTCGTCAGATACACCTCGACATGGATCGCGCTGTCGGCCTCGACGGTGACGTTCTTGACCATGCCCAGTTCGGTGATCGGCCGCCGCAGCTCGGGGTCGATCACCTTGGCCAGCGCGCGACGAACCGCAGCTTCCAAGTCAGAGGGTGATTGAGACATCACCGTCGAGTCTAGGCCGACTCGACGGCGGTCTTTAACTGACCGGTCCGGGCGCCGGGCCTGGCTGGGGTCCAGGGGCCGGTGCCTGCGCGGGTGCCGGCGGGCCGACGGCCGGGGCGGGACCCGGCGGCGGAGGCGCCAACGGATTCGGCGGTGGCTGCGGCGCCTGTAGTGCCGGACCGGGCGGGGCCAACGGCTGGGCGACCGGTGGTCCGGCGAGCGCAGGCTGCAGTGGTGCCGGGTTGTCCTCGATGCAGAACACCGCACACTCGGGCCGCGGCGGCGGCTGCATCCACGGCGGCGTCCACGGCGGCGGTTGCGGCGGGGCCAGCGGCGTCGCCAGTCCCTGCGGCATGGGGCCGGGCGGCGGTCCGAGCCGCTGCTGGCCGGGCGCACCCATCTGGCTGGCGACCGAATCGCGTTCGAGCAGCGGCATCAGCGCCAACGGATCATTGGCGGGCAGGCCGAGCGCGTTGATCGGCAGGCCGGGGCCCAGACCTTCGTACTCGCGAAGGTCTGTGAGGTGGACGTCTTCACCGGTCTGACTCAAAGTCGGAACCGATCCGGTGATCGGTGGCAGGTCCATCGGCACCACACCCGTGGCGTAGGCGGCCGCCCAGCCCAGCACATTGCGGGCGTACGCCACCGAGTTGT
This window harbors:
- the tatB gene encoding Sec-independent protein translocase protein TatB, producing MFANLGWGEMLILVIAGLVILGPERLPGAIRWTSGALRQARDYISGATSQLRDDLGPEFEDLREPLSELNKLRGMSPRAALTKHLLDGDDSLFTGKFDRPVDDTDDKPVSPHAPTPQVPPAAPGQPETSAPTPFDSDAT
- a CDS encoding glycoside hydrolase, whose translation is MLFVGRAMLANGRGKLLALATSIALSAALFYAQTAEPPKQNAAAAPAESQQDAPAGAPPPPVPRLTEAELMAASAPVASTATRFALPAGVAPEDGLQVNTIRVARAISVLFPEVTTIGGYRQDPLQWHPNGLAIDVMIPNHGSEEGIALGNQIAGYALANAKRWGVIHVIWRQGFYPGVGAPSWTADYGNETANHFDHIHIATNGGGYPTGDEQYFI
- a CDS encoding Mrp/NBP35 family ATP-binding protein, which translates into the protein MSQSPSDLEAAVRRALAKVIDPELRRPITELGMVKNVTVEADSAIHVEVYLTTAACPKKTEISDQVTRAVADVPGTGAVRVSLDVMNDEQRTELRKQLRGDAREPVIPFAQPGSLTRVYAVASGKGGVGKSSVTVNLAAAMAARGVSVGVLDADIYGHSVPRMMGTTDRPVQVESMIVPPVAHDVRVISIAMFTQGNTPVVWRGPMLHRALQQFLADVYWGDLDVLLLDLPPGTGDVAISVAQLIPGAEILVVTTPQLAAAEVAERAGAIALQTRQRIVGVVENMSGLLLPDGTTMQIFGEGGGRQVAERLSRAVGADVPLLGQVPLDPALVAAGDSGVPLVLSAPDSTAGKELRSVADALSSRRRGLAGMSLGLDPAGR